A genomic window from Oryctolagus cuniculus chromosome 12, mOryCun1.1, whole genome shotgun sequence includes:
- the LCMT2 gene encoding tRNA wybutosine-synthesizing protein 4: MGPRSRERRAGAVQSTNDSSALSKSSLAARGYVQDAFAALLVPGAARRAPLIHRGYYVRARAVGHCVRAFLERACAHPEGRRSQILSLGAGSDSLYFRLKTAGRLAGAAVWEVDFPEVARRKAERIGETPELCALTGPFRKGDLASALCFESLDYRILGLDLRQLQRLDEALAGAGLGADSPTLLLAEAVLTYLEPDDAAALIAWAAQRFSDALFVIYEQMRPEDAFGQFMLQHFRQLNSPLHGLDRFPDVEAQRDRFLHAGWTACSAVDMNEFYQRFLPAQERQRMENLEPFDEFEEWHLKCAHYFILAASRGDTFSRTLVFPPSEEFPRIDPASPSGVFPASVATRDIQGPDLKRYGHASVLLSPSTILTTGGFGEQDARHCRVSKFHLLSRDCTFEWKGSQICSWETGAQWDGRLYHTMTRLSDTQVLILGGRLSPVNPAWKVLKLHLPKSEDNSSEGVHVTVTKTDPEDFSLSCWRHSATEVSCQNQKYLFVYGGRSVVEPVFSDWHFLHLETMTWVRIPVEGTAPEARHSHSACGWQGGALIAGGLGASEQPLNSVFFLKPVSCGFLWESVGIQPPITPRYSHTAHVLNGKLLLVGGVWINSSSFPGVTVINLTTGLSSEYQIDTTSVPWPLMLHNHTSILLPEEQQLLLLGGGGNCFSFGTYFNPHAVTLDLSSLSTEQ; the protein is encoded by the coding sequence ATGGGCCCGCGGAGCCGCGAGCGTCGGGCGGGAGCAGTGCAGAGCACCAACGACAGCAGCGCCCTCAGCAAGAGCTCCCTGGCCGCGCGCGGGTACGTGCAGGACGCCTTCGCCGCGCTGCTGGTTCCTGGAGCCGCGCGCCGCGCGCCGCTGATCCACCGCGGCTACTACGTCCGCGCACGCGCCGTGGGGCACTGCGTGCGCGCCTTCCTGGAGCGGGCTTGCGCGCACCCCGAAGGGCGTCGTTCCCAGATCCTGTCTTTGGGTGCAGGCTCCGACTCGCTGTATTTCCGCCTCAAAACTGCAGGCCGCCTCGCCGGGGCTGCTGTCTGGGAGGTGGATTTCCCGGAGGTGGCGCGGCGCAAAGCGGAGAGAATTGGAGAGACGCCAGAACTGTGCGCGTTAACCGGCCCTTTCCGGAAGGGGGACCTGGCGTCAGCGCTGTGCTTTGAGAGCTTGGACTACCGCATCCTGGGCCTGGACCTGCGGCAGCTGCAGCGACTGGACGAGGCCCTGGCCGGAGCGGGCCTCGGTGCGGACTCGCCCACTCTGCTCCTGGCAGAGGCCGTGCTGACCTACCTCGAGCCAGATGATGCCGCGGCCCTCATCGCCTGGGCAGCCCAGCGGTTTTCTGATGCTCTCTTCGTGATCTACGAGCAGATGAGGCCGGAAGACGCCTTTGGCCAGTTCATGCTGCAACATTTTCGGCAGCTGAATTCGCCGCTCCATGGCCTGGACCGCTTTCCTGACGTGGAGGCCCAGAGGGACCGCTTCCTTCACGCTGGCTggactgcctgcagtgccgtggACATGAATGAATTCTACCAGCGCTTTCTCCCCGCACAAGAACgccagagaatggaaaatctgGAACCCTTTGACGAGTTTGAGGAGTGGCATCTGAAGTGCGCCCACTATTTCATTCTGGCAGCTTCTCGGGGAGACACTTTCTCCCGAACTCTGGTGTTCCCACCCTCAGAGGAGTTTCCCCGGATAGATCCAGCTTCCCCTTCAGGAGTCTTCCCTGCCAGTGTAGCCACAAGGGACATCCAGGGTCCAGACCTTAAGAGATACGGCCATGCCTCCGTCCTCTTGAGCCCAAGCACCATTCTCACTACAGGAGGATTTGGAGAGCAGGACGCACGGCACTGCCGCGTGAGCAAGTTTCACCTGCTCTCAAGAGACTGTACCTTTGAATGGAAAGGCAGCCAGATATGCAGTTGGGAGACAGGGGCTCAGTGGGATGGACGCCTTTATCACACAATGACGAGACTTTCGGATACTCAGGTTCTCATTCTGGGAGGGAGACTTTCCCCAGTAAATCCAGCCTGGAAGGTTCTCAAACTTCATCTTCCTAAGAGTGAAGATAATAGCAGTGAGGGTGTGCACGTGACCGTAACGAAGACTGACccagaagatttctctttgtcatgTTGGCGGCATTCGGCGACAGAAGTGTCCTGTCAGAATCAGAAATACCTGTTTGTGTATGGGGGTCGAAGCGTGGTGGAACCTGTATTCAGTGACTGGCATTTCCTCCATTTAGAGACAATGACCTGGGTCAGGATCCCTGTGGAGGGGACTGCACCTGAAGCTCGACATTCCCACAGTGCCTGCGGTTGGCAAGGGGGAGCCCTTATTGCTGGAGGCCTGGGGGCTTCTGAGCAGCCATTGAACTCTGTATTCTTTCTGAAACCAGTTTCTTGCGGATTCCTCTGGGAATCAGTAGGCATTCAGCCTCCCATTACCCCAAGATATTCCCACACAGCTCACGTGCTCAATGGAAAGCTGTTGTTGGTGGGAGGAGTGTGGATTAATTCCTCCTCGTTTCCTGGAGTGACTGTGATCAATTTGACTACAGGACTGAGCTCTGAGTATCAGATTGACACAACATCTGTGCCCTGGCCTCTAATGTTACACAATCATACTAGCATCCTCCTTCCTGAAGAGCAACAGCTCTTGCTCCTTGGAGGAGGTGGGAACTGCTTTTCCTTTGGCACTTACTTCAACCCCCATGCAGTAACATTAGACCTGTCGTCTTTAAGTACTGAGCAGTAA